From a region of the Pectobacterium aquaticum genome:
- the proW gene encoding glycine betaine/L-proline ABC transporter permease ProW, with the protein MSKSTSNPWDATTAQNQPADQGTTSEQASGAQQNDPWAASSQNAPADSAPANDGATPDSAAQSDPWSTGAPAQDAPANGGDAWSSTPAPDGSVDAAHQATQSGSDWLNSAAPAPPEHFNLLDPFKDTLIPLDSWVTHGIDWVVLHFRPIFQGVRVPVDFILGGFQQFLLGMPAPIAILVFSLIAWQMSSLGMGVATLLSLIAIGAIGAWSQAMITLALVLTALFFCVLIGLPVGIWLARSERAAKFIRPLLDAMQTTPAFVYLVPIVMLFGIGNVPGVVVTIIFALPPIIRLTILGIRQVPADLIEAAESFGASPRQMLLKVQLPLAMPTIMAGVNQTLMLALSMVVIASMIAVGGLGQMVLRGIGRLDMGLAAVGGVGIVILAIILDRLTQSLGRDRRSKGNKSWYASGPIGLLTRPFIKQ; encoded by the coding sequence ATGAGTAAATCAACATCGAATCCGTGGGATGCGACCACGGCACAAAACCAGCCTGCCGATCAAGGCACAACCTCTGAGCAGGCTAGTGGCGCACAGCAAAACGATCCGTGGGCGGCCAGCTCGCAAAACGCTCCAGCCGATTCTGCACCAGCGAATGATGGCGCTACGCCTGACAGTGCTGCACAGAGCGACCCTTGGTCCACCGGCGCGCCCGCTCAGGATGCCCCCGCCAACGGCGGCGATGCATGGAGCAGTACTCCGGCACCCGATGGTTCTGTCGATGCCGCCCATCAGGCTACACAATCCGGCAGTGACTGGTTAAACAGCGCAGCCCCAGCGCCCCCCGAGCATTTCAACCTGCTCGATCCGTTTAAAGACACGTTGATCCCACTGGACAGTTGGGTCACCCACGGCATCGACTGGGTTGTGCTGCACTTCAGACCGATCTTCCAGGGCGTTCGCGTCCCGGTTGATTTTATTCTGGGCGGCTTTCAACAATTCCTGCTGGGTATGCCAGCGCCGATCGCCATTCTGGTGTTTTCGCTGATTGCCTGGCAGATGTCCAGCCTCGGCATGGGCGTGGCTACCCTGTTGTCTCTCATTGCGATTGGCGCAATTGGTGCCTGGTCGCAGGCTATGATCACGTTAGCGCTGGTACTGACTGCGCTGTTCTTCTGCGTGCTCATCGGGCTCCCCGTTGGGATCTGGCTCGCACGTAGCGAACGGGCCGCAAAGTTCATTCGGCCACTGTTAGATGCCATGCAGACCACACCCGCATTCGTTTATTTAGTGCCTATCGTCATGCTGTTCGGTATCGGTAATGTACCGGGCGTGGTGGTGACCATTATCTTTGCCCTGCCGCCGATTATTCGCTTAACGATTCTGGGTATTCGTCAGGTGCCGGCCGATTTGATCGAAGCCGCCGAGTCATTCGGCGCCAGCCCGCGCCAGATGCTGCTTAAGGTTCAGCTCCCACTGGCCATGCCAACCATTATGGCAGGTGTTAACCAGACGCTGATGCTGGCGCTGTCGATGGTGGTTATCGCCTCGATGATCGCCGTAGGCGGTTTGGGTCAGATGGTACTGCGCGGTATTGGTCGTCTGGATATGGGTCTGGCTGCCGTCGGTGGTGTCGGGATCGTCATTCTGGCCATTATTCTTGACCGCCTTACCCAATCTCTGGGACGCGATCGCCGCAGCAAAGGCAACAAAAGCTGGTACGCCAGCGGCCCGATTGGCCTGCTGACCCGTCCTTTCATCAAGCAATAA
- the proX gene encoding glycine betaine/L-proline ABC transporter substrate-binding protein ProX, translating to MRNTTLWAAALTTALLSTQVYAADTAHPGKGISVIPVQSTISEETFQTLLVSRALEKLGYDVQSPREVDYNVAYTSIASGDATFIAVNWDPLHADQYKAAGGDAKFYRQGEYVSGAAQGYLIDKKTAEKYKITNIAQLKDPKIAKLFDTNGNGKADLTGCTPGWGCEAAINHHLPAYGLTDTVEHNQGNYAAMIADTITRYKEGKPILYYTWTPYWVSDVLVPGRDVVWLQVPFSSQPGEMKDVSTKLPNGADYGFPVNTMKIAANKAWAEKNPAAAKLFAIMKLPIADVNAQNLRMHEGQGSQKDIERHLDGWIKAHQQLFDGWVKTAADAAK from the coding sequence ATGCGTAACACCACACTTTGGGCCGCCGCCCTGACTACCGCCCTGTTGAGTACACAGGTTTACGCCGCCGATACCGCACACCCCGGCAAAGGTATTTCCGTTATTCCAGTGCAAAGCACCATCTCCGAGGAAACGTTCCAGACGCTGCTGGTCAGCCGCGCGTTGGAAAAGCTGGGCTATGACGTGCAGTCCCCCCGTGAAGTGGACTACAACGTGGCCTACACCTCGATCGCCTCCGGCGATGCAACGTTTATCGCGGTTAACTGGGACCCGCTGCACGCCGATCAGTACAAAGCCGCTGGCGGGGATGCGAAATTCTACCGTCAGGGTGAATATGTCTCCGGTGCCGCTCAGGGTTACCTGATCGACAAGAAAACGGCTGAAAAATATAAAATCACTAATATTGCGCAGCTAAAAGATCCGAAAATCGCCAAGCTGTTTGATACCAACGGCAACGGTAAAGCCGACCTGACGGGCTGTACGCCGGGCTGGGGATGTGAAGCCGCCATCAACCACCACCTTCCTGCCTATGGCTTAACCGACACGGTAGAACATAATCAGGGGAACTATGCGGCGATGATCGCCGATACCATCACCCGCTACAAAGAAGGCAAGCCGATTCTGTACTACACCTGGACGCCGTACTGGGTGAGTGATGTGCTGGTTCCGGGACGTGACGTAGTCTGGTTGCAGGTACCTTTCTCTTCTCAACCGGGTGAAATGAAAGATGTCAGCACCAAGCTGCCAAACGGTGCCGACTATGGCTTCCCCGTTAACACGATGAAGATTGCCGCGAATAAAGCCTGGGCCGAGAAAAACCCAGCAGCGGCGAAGCTGTTCGCTATCATGAAGTTGCCAATTGCGGATGTGAATGCGCAGAACCTACGTATGCACGAAGGGCAGGGTTCACAGAAGGATATCGAACGTCATCTTGATGGCTGGATCAAAGCCCACCAGCAGCTGTTTGACGGTTGGGTGAAAACCGCCGCTGATGCAGCGAAATAA
- the proV gene encoding glycine betaine/L-proline ABC transporter ATP-binding protein ProV: protein MAIKLEVKNLYKIFGEHPDRAFKLIDKGLSKDQVFEKTGLTVGVKDASLAIEEGEIFVIMGLSGSGKSTMVRLLNRLIEPTRGQVLIDGEDISKISDTALRDVRRKKISMVFQSFALMPHLNILNNTAFGMELAGVPKAEREQKALDALQQVGLEAYAASYPDELSGGMRQRVGLARALANDPDILLMDEAFSALDPLIRTEMQDELIKLQSRHQRTIVFISHDLDEAMRIGDRIAIMHGGEVIQVGTPDEILNNPANDYVRTFFRGVDISHVFSAKDIARRRPVTLIRKTPGVGPRSALKILQDEDRDYGYVLEGGKRFIGIVSIDSLKQALKEQQPLEQALLPEPVPVPADMSLNELISQVAQAPCAVPVVGENNEYIGIISKGMLLQALDKEGVTNE, encoded by the coding sequence AGAGCATTTAAACTGATTGATAAAGGCCTGAGCAAAGATCAGGTATTTGAAAAAACAGGGCTTACTGTCGGGGTAAAAGATGCCAGTCTGGCCATTGAAGAAGGCGAGATATTTGTCATCATGGGATTATCCGGTTCCGGCAAATCAACCATGGTACGCCTTCTCAATCGTCTGATCGAACCCACTCGGGGTCAGGTGCTGATCGACGGTGAGGATATCTCCAAGATATCCGATACCGCGCTGCGTGACGTACGCCGCAAGAAGATCAGTATGGTGTTCCAATCCTTTGCGCTAATGCCGCATCTGAACATCCTCAACAATACCGCGTTTGGTATGGAACTGGCTGGCGTACCGAAAGCGGAACGTGAGCAAAAAGCGTTGGATGCCTTGCAACAGGTAGGGCTTGAAGCCTACGCGGCGTCTTACCCAGATGAGCTGTCCGGCGGGATGCGACAGCGTGTCGGTCTGGCTCGTGCGTTAGCAAACGACCCCGATATCCTGCTGATGGATGAGGCGTTCTCCGCGCTTGATCCGCTGATCCGTACTGAAATGCAGGATGAGTTGATCAAGCTCCAGTCTCGTCATCAACGCACTATCGTCTTTATCTCGCACGATCTGGATGAAGCGATGCGCATCGGTGACCGCATTGCCATTATGCACGGTGGTGAAGTGATTCAGGTCGGCACACCCGATGAAATCCTGAATAACCCCGCCAATGACTATGTGCGCACCTTTTTCCGCGGTGTCGATATCAGCCACGTGTTTAGCGCCAAAGATATCGCCCGTCGTCGCCCGGTCACCTTGATTCGTAAAACCCCCGGCGTGGGGCCGCGTTCCGCGCTGAAGATCCTTCAGGATGAAGACCGTGATTACGGCTACGTGCTGGAAGGTGGAAAACGTTTCATTGGCATCGTGTCTATTGATTCACTGAAGCAGGCGCTTAAAGAACAGCAGCCGCTGGAACAGGCGTTACTGCCCGAACCTGTTCCCGTGCCCGCAGATATGTCACTCAACGAGCTGATTTCTCAGGTCGCACAGGCTCCCTGTGCCGTTCCTGTCGTCGGCGAGAACAATGAGTACATAGGCATCATTTCCAAAGGAATGCTGCTACAGGCACTGGATAAGGAAGGAGTGACCAATGAGTAA